In Mycolicibacterium mucogenicum DSM 44124, the following are encoded in one genomic region:
- a CDS encoding F0F1 ATP synthase subunit B: MGELSATILASGQAAAEGGGGQNFLIPNATFFVVLIIFLIVLGVIGKWVVPPVSKVLVEREEMLAKTAADNRKSAEQVAAAEADYNAAMAGARTEASAIRDEARNEGRKVVDQARAAASGEVAETLKGADQALSAQRQSTQTELQSSVDNLSQTLASRILGVELAADVKSGGSQ, from the coding sequence ATGGGTGAATTGAGCGCAACCATCCTGGCCTCGGGCCAGGCAGCAGCGGAAGGCGGCGGGGGTCAGAACTTCCTGATCCCCAACGCGACCTTCTTCGTCGTGCTGATCATCTTCCTGATCGTGCTCGGCGTGATCGGCAAGTGGGTTGTGCCACCTGTCAGCAAGGTCTTGGTCGAACGCGAGGAAATGCTCGCCAAGACCGCTGCTGACAACCGGAAGTCGGCTGAGCAGGTGGCCGCCGCAGAGGCGGACTACAACGCGGCGATGGCGGGTGCTCGCACGGAGGCCTCGGCCATCCGTGACGAGGCCCGCAACGAGGGCCGCAAGGTCGTCGACCAGGCGCGTGCAGCGGCGAGTGGTGAGGTGGCCGAAACCCTCAAGGGTGCCGACCAGGCACTGTCCGCACAGCGACAGTCCACACAGACCGAACTGCAGTCGTCGGTCGACAACCTGTCCCAGACGCTGGCGAGCCGCATTCTCGGCGTCGAGTTGGCGGCTGACGTGAAATCAGGCGGGAGCCAGTAG
- the fadD1 gene encoding fatty-acid--CoA ligase FadD1 — MADTLQQLLRERADQDTVAVKYGETTWTWREYVAGAQAQAAALISEADPLRPLHVGTLLGNTPDMLTALAAAALGGYVLCGINNTRRGEALARDIARVECQIVLVDAQHRDLLDGLSLPGVTVVDVTATDWPQQDLTPHREVGPDDTFMMIFTSGTSGEPKAVEVAHSIVLFSAVALVQRYELTANDTCYLAMPLFHSNGVYAGWGVAVGAGAAMAPAQFSASGFLPDIRRYGATYMNYVGKPLAYILATAEQPDDHDNPLRVAFGNEAADRDIDEFSRRFGCSVWDGFGSTELAIIITRSEGTPAGSVGKGFPGVAVYDPETVQECEVARFDDTGALINAEAATGELVNTNGSGMFRGYHNDQGATDERLRHGMYWSGDLAYRDADGWIYLAGRTADWMRVDGENITAAPIERILLRHPVISRVAVYPVPDEFVGDQVMAAMVLRDGQTLDPKSFAEFLATQPDMSPKSWPRYVWLADDLPSTATNKILKRELVALGTDPAGRVVWKRDGTEYATLAEN, encoded by the coding sequence ATGGCGGACACCCTTCAGCAGTTGCTTCGCGAACGCGCCGACCAGGACACCGTCGCCGTCAAGTACGGCGAGACGACCTGGACCTGGCGAGAGTACGTCGCCGGAGCACAGGCACAGGCCGCCGCACTGATCAGCGAGGCCGACCCGCTGCGGCCGCTGCACGTGGGCACGCTGCTGGGCAACACCCCCGACATGCTCACGGCGCTCGCCGCCGCGGCCCTGGGCGGCTACGTGCTGTGCGGCATCAACAACACCCGTCGCGGTGAGGCGCTTGCCCGCGACATCGCCCGCGTCGAATGCCAGATCGTCCTCGTCGACGCCCAACACCGCGACCTGCTCGACGGTCTCAGCCTGCCCGGCGTCACCGTCGTCGACGTCACCGCGACCGACTGGCCGCAGCAGGACCTGACCCCGCATCGTGAAGTCGGGCCCGATGACACCTTCATGATGATCTTCACCTCCGGCACCAGCGGTGAGCCCAAGGCCGTCGAGGTGGCGCACTCCATCGTGCTGTTCTCCGCGGTGGCGCTCGTGCAGCGCTACGAGCTGACCGCCAACGACACGTGTTATCTGGCGATGCCGCTGTTCCACTCCAACGGCGTCTACGCCGGCTGGGGAGTCGCAGTCGGTGCCGGTGCGGCGATGGCGCCCGCGCAGTTCTCCGCGTCGGGGTTCCTCCCGGATATCCGCCGCTACGGCGCGACCTACATGAACTACGTCGGCAAGCCGCTGGCCTACATCCTGGCTACCGCCGAGCAGCCCGACGACCACGACAACCCGCTGCGCGTGGCGTTCGGCAACGAGGCCGCCGACCGCGACATCGACGAATTCAGCCGCCGCTTCGGCTGCAGCGTGTGGGACGGCTTCGGCTCGACCGAGCTTGCGATCATCATCACCCGCTCCGAGGGCACCCCCGCCGGCAGCGTCGGCAAGGGTTTCCCCGGCGTCGCCGTCTACGATCCCGAGACGGTCCAGGAGTGCGAGGTGGCGCGCTTCGACGACACCGGCGCCCTGATCAATGCCGAGGCGGCCACCGGCGAGCTGGTGAACACCAACGGCAGCGGCATGTTCCGCGGCTACCACAACGACCAGGGCGCGACGGATGAACGGCTGCGGCACGGCATGTACTGGTCGGGCGACCTGGCCTACCGCGACGCCGACGGCTGGATCTACCTCGCGGGCCGCACCGCCGACTGGATGCGCGTGGACGGAGAGAACATCACGGCGGCGCCCATCGAACGAATCCTGTTGCGGCACCCCGTGATCAGCCGTGTCGCGGTCTACCCGGTACCCGACGAGTTCGTCGGCGACCAGGTGATGGCCGCCATGGTGCTGCGCGACGGCCAGACCCTCGACCCGAAGTCGTTCGCGGAATTCCTCGCCACGCAGCCGGACATGTCGCCGAAGTCGTGGCCGCGGTACGTGTGGCTCGCCGACGATCTGCCCAGCACCGCGACCAACAAAATCCTCAAGCGGGAACTGGTTGCGCTGGGCACCGATCCGGCGGGCCGGGTGGTGTGGAAACGCGACGGCACGGAGTACGCGACTCTCGCCGAAAACTGA
- a CDS encoding glycosyltransferase family 4 protein gives MTVVADAGRLLAQIDRGTGVPLRELVLVGLTAAIITYFATGWVRALAFRFGAVAYPRERDVHVQPVPRMGGLAMYVGVAAAVLLASQLPALTRGFVYSSGMPAVVVAGGLIMLIGLIDDRWGLDALTKFAGQITAASVLVTMGVAWSVLYIPIGGVGTIVLDQASSILLTLALTVSIVNAMNFVDGLDGLAAGLGLITASAICIFSVGLLRDHGGDVLFYPPAVISVVLAGACLGFLPHNFHPARIFMGDSGSMLIGLMLAAASTTAAGPISQNAYGARDVFALLSPFLLVVAVMFVPALDMLLAIVRRTRAGLSPFSPDKMHLHHRLLQIGHSHRRVVLLIYLWVGIVALGAASTIFFDPRYTGAVMLGAILLAAIFTLIPLLRRRDDLPEGEYDKK, from the coding sequence GTGACCGTAGTTGCCGACGCAGGCCGGCTGCTCGCGCAGATCGATCGGGGCACCGGGGTTCCGCTCCGGGAGCTCGTGCTCGTCGGGCTCACCGCGGCGATCATCACCTACTTCGCCACGGGCTGGGTGCGGGCGCTGGCGTTTCGTTTCGGTGCCGTCGCCTACCCGCGCGAACGCGACGTCCACGTCCAGCCGGTCCCGCGCATGGGTGGGCTGGCCATGTACGTCGGAGTGGCCGCCGCGGTCTTGCTGGCGTCCCAATTGCCCGCACTCACCCGAGGTTTCGTCTATTCGTCCGGTATGCCGGCGGTGGTGGTGGCGGGCGGCCTGATCATGCTGATCGGCCTGATCGACGACCGCTGGGGCCTGGACGCCCTCACGAAGTTCGCCGGCCAGATCACCGCGGCCAGTGTCCTGGTCACCATGGGCGTCGCGTGGAGTGTGCTGTACATCCCGATCGGCGGCGTCGGCACCATCGTGCTGGACCAGGCGTCGTCGATCCTGCTGACCCTGGCGCTGACGGTGTCGATCGTCAACGCGATGAACTTCGTCGACGGCCTCGACGGCCTGGCCGCCGGCCTCGGGCTCATCACCGCGTCGGCCATCTGCATCTTCTCGGTCGGGCTGCTGCGCGACCACGGCGGTGACGTGCTGTTCTACCCGCCGGCCGTCATCTCGGTGGTGCTCGCCGGCGCCTGCCTGGGCTTCCTGCCGCACAACTTCCATCCGGCCCGCATCTTCATGGGGGACTCCGGGTCCATGCTCATCGGCCTGATGCTGGCGGCGGCGTCGACGACGGCGGCGGGCCCGATCTCGCAGAACGCCTACGGCGCGCGCGACGTTTTTGCTTTGCTGTCGCCATTCCTGTTGGTCGTTGCGGTGATGTTCGTACCGGCCCTCGACATGCTGCTGGCCATCGTGCGCCGCACCCGTGCCGGACTCAGCCCGTTCAGTCCCGACAAGATGCATCTGCACCACCGGCTGCTGCAGATCGGTCACTCGCACCGACGCGTCGTGCTGTTGATCTACCTATGGGTGGGCATCGTGGCGCTGGGGGCGGCGAGCACCATTTTCTTCGACCCCCGTTACACCGGTGCGGTGATGCTCGGGGCCATCCTGCTGGCCGCCATCTTCACCCTGATTCCGCTGCTGCGGCGGCGCGATGACCTGCCAGAAGGCGAGTACGACAAAAAGTAG
- the rpmE gene encoding 50S ribosomal protein L31 → MKSGIHPAYVETTVVCGCGNSFQTRSTKESGNIVVEVCSQCHPFYTGKQKLLDTGGRVARFEKRYGKRTAGSKAASES, encoded by the coding sequence ATGAAATCGGGTATTCACCCCGCATACGTCGAGACCACTGTGGTCTGCGGTTGCGGCAACAGCTTCCAGACTCGTAGCACCAAGGAAAGCGGCAACATCGTTGTCGAGGTGTGCTCGCAGTGCCACCCGTTCTACACGGGCAAGCAGAAGCTTCTCGACACCGGCGGCCGCGTGGCCCGCTTCGAGAAGCGGTACGGCAAGCGCACCGCCGGCTCGAAGGCCGCGTCCGAGAGCTAG
- a CDS encoding RNA polymerase sigma factor: MDAIFQREWGRVLAALIGILGDFELAEDAAQEAFVRAAERWARDGVPDAPVAWLVRTGRNLAIDRLRREQTLRAKTRLLQADQQATTMDDIDLDDSTIGDERLQLIFMCCHPALAREAQVALTLRALGGLTTAEIGRAFLVSEDTMKRRLSRAKTKIKATNIPFALPADRLLPDRVAAVLAVIYLIFNQGFTERGDLAAEAIRLGRLLADLLVDEPEAYGLLALMLLHDSRRSARVVDGRVVPLAEQDRTRYDQAKVDAGRAALDRALALRLAAGPYVLQAAIASLQADEEIDWHEVVVLYERLEALTGSPVVALNRAVAVAEAGDPVRALELIDALDLGDYRYLPSTRAELLRRLGRTDEARSAFERALALATTEPERRFLERRLAELGQCSAEE; the protein is encoded by the coding sequence ATCGACGCGATCTTCCAGCGCGAGTGGGGCCGGGTCCTGGCCGCGCTCATCGGCATCCTCGGCGACTTCGAGCTCGCCGAGGATGCCGCGCAGGAGGCATTCGTCCGCGCGGCCGAACGGTGGGCCCGCGACGGTGTGCCCGACGCGCCGGTGGCCTGGCTGGTGCGCACCGGTCGCAATCTCGCGATCGACCGCTTGCGCCGCGAGCAGACGCTGCGCGCCAAAACCCGGCTGCTCCAAGCGGATCAACAGGCAACCACCATGGATGACATCGACCTCGATGACAGCACCATCGGCGACGAGCGCCTGCAGCTGATCTTCATGTGCTGCCATCCGGCCCTGGCGCGTGAGGCCCAGGTGGCACTGACGCTGCGGGCTCTCGGCGGGCTGACCACGGCCGAGATCGGGCGGGCGTTCCTGGTTTCCGAGGACACCATGAAGCGCCGCCTGTCCCGCGCCAAGACCAAGATCAAGGCGACGAACATCCCGTTCGCCCTGCCGGCCGACCGGCTGCTGCCCGACCGCGTGGCGGCGGTGCTCGCGGTGATCTACCTGATCTTCAACCAGGGCTTCACCGAGCGGGGCGACCTCGCGGCCGAAGCGATCCGCCTCGGCCGCCTCCTGGCCGACCTCTTGGTCGACGAGCCCGAGGCCTACGGGCTGCTGGCCTTGATGCTGCTACACGATTCGCGGCGCTCGGCCCGCGTCGTCGACGGCCGGGTGGTGCCCCTCGCCGAACAGGACCGGACCCGGTACGACCAGGCCAAGGTCGACGCTGGACGGGCCGCGCTGGACCGCGCGCTGGCCCTGCGGCTGGCCGCCGGGCCATACGTTCTGCAGGCCGCCATCGCTTCGCTGCAGGCCGACGAGGAAATCGACTGGCACGAGGTCGTGGTCCTGTACGAGCGGCTCGAGGCGCTCACCGGATCGCCCGTCGTGGCGCTCAATCGTGCGGTGGCCGTCGCCGAGGCCGGCGATCCCGTCCGGGCGCTGGAGCTCATCGATGCCCTTGACCTGGGCGATTACCGCTATCTGCCGTCGACTCGCGCGGAGCTGCTGCGCCGCTTGGGCCGGACCGATGAGGCGCGGAGCGCGTTCGAGCGCGCCCTGGCGTTGGCGACGACCGAGCCGGAGCGACGATTTCTGGAGCGTCGCCTGGCCGAGCTGGGGCAGTGCAGTGCCGAGGAATAG
- the atpB gene encoding F0F1 ATP synthase subunit A: MIQQFTAEAAIEVGHHEQHELWGYTFNVDTIIATSVAAVIVIALAFIVKAKVTSTGVPGGVQLFFEAITIQMRQQIETAIGMKIAPFVLPLAVTIFTFILISNWLSVLPVQFGGEDGGAKELLAPPASDINYVLALALFVFLCYHAAGIWRRGVFGHFKKLLKGHVAVLAPINIVEEIAKPVSLSLRLFGNMFAGGILVALIAMFPWYVQWAPNAIWKTFDLFVGLIQAFIFALLTILYFSQSMELDEHH, encoded by the coding sequence GTGATTCAACAATTCACCGCCGAGGCCGCCATCGAGGTCGGCCACCACGAGCAGCACGAGCTGTGGGGCTACACCTTCAACGTCGACACGATCATCGCCACCAGCGTGGCCGCGGTCATCGTCATCGCGTTGGCCTTCATCGTGAAGGCCAAGGTGACCTCGACCGGAGTGCCCGGCGGTGTGCAGCTGTTCTTCGAAGCCATCACCATCCAGATGCGCCAGCAGATCGAGACCGCGATCGGTATGAAGATCGCGCCGTTCGTGCTGCCGCTGGCCGTCACGATCTTCACCTTCATCCTGATCTCCAACTGGCTCTCGGTCCTGCCGGTGCAGTTCGGTGGAGAAGACGGTGGCGCGAAGGAACTGCTTGCCCCGCCGGCCTCGGACATCAACTACGTGCTGGCGCTCGCGCTCTTCGTGTTCCTCTGCTACCACGCAGCGGGCATCTGGCGCCGTGGCGTCTTCGGTCACTTCAAGAAGCTGTTGAAGGGCCACGTCGCGGTCCTCGCGCCGATCAACATCGTCGAGGAGATCGCCAAGCCGGTTTCGCTGTCTCTGCGACTCTTCGGCAACATGTTCGCCGGAGGCATCCTGGTCGCGCTGATCGCGATGTTCCCCTGGTACGTGCAGTGGGCGCCGAACGCCATCTGGAAGACCTTCGACCTGTTCGTCGGCCTGATCCAGGCGTTCATCTTCGCGCTGCTGACGATCCTGTACTTCAGCCAGTCGATGGAACTCGACGAGCACCACTAA
- a CDS encoding F0F1 ATP synthase subunit B/delta, whose product MEIFIGQLIGFAVIVAIIWKYVVPPVKGMMAKQQEAVRVALAESAEAAQKLADADKMHAKALADAKAESTKVTDEARHDSQRIVEQLTEQAAIDAERIKAQGGQHVELMRQGVIRELRQELGAESVAKADELVRRYVAEPGAQAGTVDRFLDDLEQMAPSSAEVGTHAEAKLRAASRESLTALVQKFDATANGLDAAALTALADDLAAVARLLLTEVNLGRHLAEPADNPAPKVALLDAVLSGKIGANALELLRAAVSSRWSEQSDLVDAIEHVARLALIKRAEVSGDVAEVEDQLFRFSRVLDAQPRLSTLLGDYGTPVDGRVALLDKVLTGANGSANSTVKALLTQTVSLLRGERADQAVLDLAELAVARRGEVVAHVEAAAALSDAQRTRLTSVLTRIYGHPVSVQLHVDPSLLGGLTITVGDEVIDGSISSRLAAASNRLPD is encoded by the coding sequence ATGGAAATCTTCATCGGGCAGCTGATCGGCTTTGCCGTCATCGTGGCCATCATCTGGAAGTACGTGGTACCTCCGGTGAAGGGCATGATGGCCAAGCAGCAGGAGGCCGTTCGCGTCGCGCTGGCCGAAAGTGCCGAAGCCGCACAGAAACTCGCGGACGCCGACAAGATGCACGCCAAGGCTCTTGCCGACGCGAAGGCGGAGTCGACCAAGGTGACCGACGAGGCGCGGCACGACTCGCAGCGCATCGTCGAGCAGCTCACCGAGCAGGCCGCCATCGACGCCGAGCGGATCAAGGCGCAGGGCGGCCAGCACGTCGAGCTGATGCGCCAGGGCGTCATCCGTGAGCTCCGTCAGGAGCTGGGCGCGGAGTCCGTCGCCAAGGCCGACGAGCTGGTGCGGCGCTACGTCGCCGAGCCCGGCGCGCAGGCCGGCACCGTCGACCGTTTCCTGGACGATCTCGAGCAGATGGCGCCGTCCTCGGCTGAGGTCGGCACCCACGCCGAGGCAAAGCTGCGGGCCGCGAGCCGGGAATCACTGACCGCGCTGGTCCAGAAGTTCGACGCGACCGCCAACGGCCTGGACGCGGCCGCGCTGACCGCGCTGGCCGATGATCTGGCCGCCGTCGCCCGGCTGCTGCTGACCGAGGTCAACCTCGGACGGCACCTGGCCGAGCCCGCCGACAACCCCGCCCCCAAGGTCGCTCTGCTGGACGCGGTGCTGTCCGGCAAGATCGGCGCCAACGCACTGGAACTGCTGCGTGCCGCGGTGTCTTCGCGGTGGTCGGAGCAGTCCGACCTGGTCGACGCCATCGAGCACGTCGCTCGCCTGGCACTGATCAAGCGGGCCGAGGTCAGCGGTGACGTCGCCGAGGTCGAGGATCAGCTGTTCCGGTTCAGCCGTGTGCTGGACGCGCAGCCGCGCCTCTCGACGCTGCTCGGTGACTACGGCACCCCGGTCGACGGCCGAGTTGCCTTGCTGGACAAGGTCCTTACCGGTGCCAACGGCTCGGCCAACAGCACCGTCAAGGCGCTGCTGACGCAGACCGTCAGCCTGCTGCGCGGTGAACGCGCCGACCAGGCCGTCCTTGATCTGGCCGAGCTGGCAGTCGCCCGCCGCGGCGAGGTGGTCGCCCACGTCGAAGCGGCCGCGGCCCTGTCGGATGCACAGCGGACCCGACTCACGTCGGTTCTGACCCGCATCTACGGCCACCCGGTGTCCGTCCAGCTGCATGTCGATCCGAGCCTCCTCGGTGGTCTGACCATCACCGTCGGCGACGAGGTGATCGACGGCTCCATCTCGTCACGACTGGCTGCCGCCTCCAACCGGCTGCCCGACTAA
- the prfA gene encoding peptide chain release factor 1 — protein MAQTDTAPRIEALLAEHADLERQLGDPNLHADAGAARKVGRRFAQVSPIVVTYRKLEAAQGDLEAARELAAEDAAFAAEVPELEARVAELDAKLTDLLAPRDPHDADDVVLEVKSGEGGEESALFASDLARMYIRYAERHGWTVTVLDETWSDLGGYKDATITIASKGDSADGVWSRMKFEGGVHRVQRVPVTESQGRVHTSAAGVLVYPEPEDVEQVQIDESDLRIDVYRSSGKGGQGVNTTDSAVRITHLPTGIVVTCQNERSQLQNKARAMVVLAARLQALAEEQASADASADRASQIRTVDRSERIRTYNFPENRIADHRINFKAHNLDQVLDGDMDALLDALAAADKQARLAEGE, from the coding sequence GTGGCACAGACCGATACCGCGCCCCGCATCGAGGCACTGCTGGCCGAGCACGCCGATCTCGAGCGGCAGCTGGGGGACCCGAACCTGCACGCCGACGCCGGCGCCGCCCGCAAGGTCGGTCGCCGCTTCGCGCAGGTGTCGCCGATCGTCGTCACCTACCGCAAGCTCGAGGCCGCCCAGGGTGACCTCGAAGCGGCGCGTGAGCTGGCCGCCGAGGACGCCGCGTTCGCCGCGGAGGTGCCTGAGCTGGAGGCCCGCGTCGCCGAGCTCGATGCCAAGCTGACCGACCTGCTGGCCCCTCGCGATCCGCACGACGCCGACGACGTCGTCCTCGAGGTGAAGTCCGGTGAGGGCGGCGAGGAATCGGCGCTGTTCGCGTCCGACCTCGCGCGCATGTACATCCGGTACGCCGAGCGCCACGGCTGGACCGTCACCGTGCTCGACGAGACCTGGTCGGATCTCGGCGGCTACAAGGACGCCACCATCACCATCGCCAGCAAGGGCGATTCCGCCGACGGCGTGTGGTCGCGCATGAAGTTCGAGGGCGGCGTGCACCGCGTGCAGCGCGTGCCCGTCACCGAATCGCAGGGCCGCGTGCACACCTCGGCCGCCGGCGTCCTGGTCTACCCGGAGCCCGAAGACGTCGAGCAGGTACAGATCGACGAATCCGACCTGCGGATCGACGTCTACCGCTCGTCTGGCAAGGGCGGCCAGGGCGTCAACACCACCGACTCGGCGGTGCGCATCACGCACCTGCCCACCGGCATCGTCGTCACCTGCCAGAACGAGCGCTCGCAGCTGCAGAACAAGGCCCGCGCCATGGTGGTGCTCGCCGCGCGCCTGCAGGCGCTGGCCGAGGAGCAGGCGTCCGCGGACGCCTCCGCGGACCGCGCCAGCCAGATCCGCACCGTCGACCGCAGCGAGCGCATCCGGACCTACAACTTCCCCGAGAACCGGATCGCCGACCACCGCATCAACTTCAAGGCCCACAACCTCGACCAGGTGCTCGACGGCGACATGGACGCGCTGCTCGACGCCCTCGCGGCCGCGGACAAGCAGGCCCGGCTCGCCGAGGGTGAATAG
- the prmC gene encoding peptide chain release factor N(5)-glutamine methyltransferase — protein MNSIRQALDEATTTLAAAGIDSARVDAEYLAAHIAGVDRARLLFVEPDATFFAGYSDVVARRAQRIPLQHLIGTAAFGPVEVHVGPGVFIPRPETEALLEWAMNQPLPSSPVIVDLCTGSGALALALAHTWPQAQVVAVEKSPEALVYARRNCAGSTVEVLEADVTVPSLLSDRTGTVDLLVSNPPYIPDGADLDPEVIDHDPAGALFGGPDGMSVIVPIIALAARLLRPGGKLGIEHDDTTADQVVAALDRDGTFGDITARRDLTGRPRFVTATRR, from the coding sequence GTGAATAGCATCCGGCAGGCGCTCGACGAGGCCACCACGACGTTGGCTGCGGCGGGCATCGATTCCGCCCGCGTCGACGCCGAGTACCTGGCGGCGCACATCGCCGGAGTCGATCGGGCCCGTCTGCTGTTCGTCGAGCCCGACGCGACGTTCTTCGCGGGCTACAGCGACGTCGTCGCGCGTCGCGCGCAGCGAATTCCCTTGCAGCACTTGATCGGAACCGCGGCATTCGGTCCGGTGGAAGTGCACGTCGGTCCGGGTGTGTTCATCCCACGGCCCGAGACCGAGGCCCTGCTGGAGTGGGCCATGAACCAGCCGCTGCCGTCGAGCCCGGTGATCGTGGACCTGTGCACGGGCTCGGGAGCGCTGGCCCTGGCCCTCGCGCACACCTGGCCGCAGGCGCAGGTCGTGGCAGTCGAGAAGTCCCCGGAAGCGTTGGTCTACGCCCGGCGCAACTGCGCCGGCAGCACCGTCGAGGTGCTGGAAGCTGATGTCACCGTTCCCAGCCTGCTGTCAGACAGGACCGGCACAGTGGACCTGCTGGTGTCCAACCCGCCGTACATCCCCGACGGCGCCGACCTCGACCCCGAAGTCATCGACCACGACCCGGCCGGCGCCCTGTTCGGCGGGCCCGACGGTATGTCCGTCATCGTGCCGATCATCGCGCTGGCGGCCCGGTTGTTGCGTCCCGGCGGCAAGTTGGGGATCGAACACGACGACACCACAGCCGATCAGGTGGTGGCCGCCTTGGACCGCGACGGTACGTTCGGTGACATCACCGCGCGGCGCGATCTGACCGGGCGGCCCCGGTTCGTCACCGCGACCCGACGGTAA
- a CDS encoding F0F1 ATP synthase subunit C, whose product MADAATNATIIQGALIGGGLIMAGGAIGAGIGDGIAGNALISGIARQPEAQGRLFTPFFITVGLVEAAYFINLAFMALFVFATPGLS is encoded by the coding sequence ATGGCCGACGCAGCAACGAACGCCACTATCATCCAGGGCGCCCTCATCGGCGGTGGCTTGATCATGGCCGGTGGCGCCATCGGTGCCGGTATCGGTGACGGTATCGCCGGTAACGCGCTGATCTCGGGCATCGCCCGTCAGCCGGAGGCCCAGGGCCGCCTGTTCACCCCGTTCTTCATCACCGTCGGTCTGGTGGAAGCCGCGTACTTCATCAACCTGGCCTTCATGGCGCTCTTCGTGTTCGCCACCCCGGGCCTGTCGTAA
- a CDS encoding L-threonylcarbamoyladenylate synthase, with protein sequence METFDCGDAAKRATGIASAISALKGGRLVVLPTDTVYGLGADAFNSEAVAALLAAKGRGRNMPVPVLVGSWRTIDGLVYAVPPAARDLIEAFWPGALSLVVRQAPSLSWDLGDTNGSVMLRMPLHPVAIELLREVGPMAVSSANISGQPPAVNADEARAQLGDKVEVYLDAGPATKQSASTIVDLTGTTPRVLREGPISLAQIAEVLSVEAESLTGEVS encoded by the coding sequence ATGGAGACGTTCGACTGCGGTGATGCGGCCAAGCGCGCCACCGGGATCGCCTCGGCTATCAGTGCGCTCAAGGGCGGCCGCCTGGTCGTGCTGCCCACCGACACCGTCTACGGCCTGGGCGCCGACGCCTTCAACAGTGAGGCCGTCGCGGCGCTGCTGGCCGCGAAGGGGAGGGGCCGCAACATGCCGGTCCCGGTTCTCGTCGGCTCCTGGCGCACCATCGACGGGCTCGTCTACGCCGTGCCCCCGGCCGCCCGGGATCTGATCGAGGCGTTCTGGCCCGGCGCGTTGAGCCTTGTCGTGCGGCAGGCCCCGTCACTGTCGTGGGATCTCGGTGACACCAACGGCAGCGTGATGCTGCGCATGCCCCTGCATCCGGTGGCGATCGAGCTGCTGCGCGAGGTCGGCCCCATGGCCGTGTCCAGCGCCAACATCTCGGGTCAGCCGCCCGCGGTCAACGCCGACGAGGCGCGGGCGCAGCTGGGCGACAAGGTCGAGGTGTACCTGGACGCCGGACCGGCGACCAAGCAGTCCGCGTCCACCATCGTCGACCTCACCGGCACGACGCCGCGGGTGCTGCGGGAAGGGCCGATCTCCCTCGCGCAGATCGCCGAAGTGCTCAGCGTCGAAGCGGAGTCCCTGACCGGCGAGGTGTCGTGA
- a CDS encoding YciI family protein, producing the protein MKYATLIYIKPGSHDTDITEEEHAALTAEYAALRQDPQCVGGGHLQPVETATSVRADLITDGPFADTKEVFAGYFVIDAENLDEALKFAQRIPAVRLGGGVEVRPLFETPFEGAH; encoded by the coding sequence ATGAAATACGCAACGCTGATCTACATCAAGCCGGGCAGCCACGACACCGACATCACCGAGGAAGAGCACGCGGCCCTGACGGCCGAGTACGCGGCGCTTCGTCAGGACCCGCAGTGCGTCGGTGGCGGCCACCTGCAGCCCGTCGAAACCGCAACATCGGTTCGGGCCGACCTGATCACCGACGGTCCCTTCGCCGACACCAAAGAGGTGTTCGCCGGCTATTTCGTCATCGACGCCGAGAATCTCGACGAGGCCCTCAAATTCGCCCAGCGGATCCCGGCCGTGCGACTCGGTGGCGGCGTCGAAGTGCGGCCGCTCTTCGAGACCCCATTTGAGGGTGCCCACTGA